Proteins from a genomic interval of Chryseobacterium indologenes:
- a CDS encoding MBL fold metallo-hydrolase, translating to MLKKKLLSLITVLSFVSLVWAGNLKVKVYNPGTKAIFPITSTIIYGDKDAILVDAQFQKQYAEQLVKEIKATGKNLTTVFISHSDPDFYFGLDVIKKAFPNVKIISTAQTAYLISASKDDKLAVWKPQLKSDAPSEIIVPEAAVSIPDLEGNKIEIKQNPEDPAHSFLWIPSIKTIAGGISVSVDSHLWMADTQNVKAIDQWIGQIDAMKALHPQQVIPSHFAKQSLAPQSLDFVKSYLENYRKAVTENKTTPAIVDFMVKKYPNLPGKDELEMGVKVFRGEMDWDLKSPYPAIGRKVEVDFGTVKFVLDFKDNKTMTFIGTEGSSKNSTDTVEYTAVEVARNVFMVYWHEPHLGFNVTHIQDYNKNIVYSNIAGPDGTFTHPKGTIKILK from the coding sequence ATGTTAAAAAAGAAATTATTATCGTTGATCACAGTACTGAGCTTCGTCAGCTTGGTGTGGGCAGGGAATCTGAAAGTGAAGGTGTATAATCCGGGAACAAAAGCGATTTTTCCCATTACCTCTACTATTATTTATGGAGATAAAGATGCGATACTTGTTGATGCACAGTTTCAGAAGCAATATGCAGAACAGCTGGTAAAAGAAATAAAGGCTACGGGTAAAAACCTTACCACCGTTTTTATCTCTCACAGTGATCCGGATTTTTACTTTGGACTGGATGTGATTAAAAAAGCTTTCCCGAATGTGAAAATTATTTCAACAGCACAAACAGCCTATCTGATCTCAGCTTCAAAAGATGATAAATTGGCGGTATGGAAGCCACAGTTGAAGTCGGATGCTCCTTCTGAGATAATTGTTCCGGAAGCAGCAGTTTCAATTCCTGATCTTGAAGGAAATAAAATTGAAATCAAACAAAATCCTGAAGATCCTGCTCACAGTTTTCTCTGGATCCCATCAATCAAAACAATTGCCGGAGGAATTTCTGTTTCTGTAGATTCGCACCTTTGGATGGCAGATACACAGAATGTAAAGGCTATTGATCAGTGGATCGGTCAAATTGATGCTATGAAAGCACTGCATCCTCAGCAGGTTATACCTTCACACTTCGCAAAACAATCCTTAGCTCCTCAATCGCTTGATTTTGTGAAAAGTTATCTTGAGAATTACAGGAAAGCCGTAACAGAAAATAAGACGACACCTGCGATTGTAGATTTTATGGTTAAAAAATATCCGAATCTTCCGGGAAAAGATGAGCTTGAAATGGGAGTGAAAGTCTTCCGCGGAGAAATGGATTGGGATTTAAAATCTCCTTATCCCGCTATCGGCAGAAAGGTTGAAGTAGATTTCGGAACAGTGAAATTTGTTCTTGATTTTAAAGACAACAAAACCATGACATTTATAGGAACGGAAGGAAGTTCAAAGAACAGTACTGATACGGTAGAATATACAGCCGTTGAAGTAGCCAGAAATGTTTTTATGGTGTATTGGCATGAGCCTCATCTCGGTTTTAATGTAACCCATATTCAGGATTATAATAAAAATATTGTTTATTCTAATATTGCCGGTCCTGACGGGACATTTACACATCCTAAAGGAACTATTAAAATTTTAAAATAA
- a CDS encoding Rrf2 family transcriptional regulator produces MNNTRFATAVHIMTLLAKSPQEWLTSEWMAGSINVNPVIVRKEISVLREAGLIVSRQGKEGGSQLAKNAESITISQIYRAVKNTEVLGKKNQNPNPACSVGKEINIHLNTLFEETDQLVTQFLGDKSLQEFTDQFD; encoded by the coding sequence ATGAATAATACAAGATTTGCTACGGCAGTACATATTATGACCTTATTGGCAAAAAGTCCTCAGGAGTGGCTTACTTCTGAATGGATGGCGGGTAGCATTAATGTCAACCCGGTCATTGTACGCAAAGAAATCAGTGTATTGAGGGAAGCAGGTTTGATTGTAAGCAGACAGGGAAAAGAAGGTGGCAGCCAGCTTGCAAAAAATGCGGAAAGCATTACTATTTCACAGATCTACAGAGCAGTGAAAAATACCGAAGTATTAGGAAAGAAAAATCAAAATCCTAATCCGGCATGTAGTGTGGGAAAAGAAATTAATATTCATTTAAATACTTTATTTGAAGAAACAGATCAATTGGTAACACAATTTTTAGGCGATAAGTCATTACAGGAATTTACCGACCAGTTCGACTAA
- a CDS encoding NAD(P)H-binding protein: MKKVAVIGATGFVGTQIVNELAHRGYTVEALVRDASKVKTQENVTAKSVDVNNVNELAGALKGSDAVISAFNAGWTNPNLYNDFLHGSENIEKAVEEAGVKRLIVVGGAGSLYTPDNVQIVDTPDFPDAYKPGATAARDYLNKIKENNTLDWTFFSPAVEMNQANVGERTGKYRTSLETPVFDDNGRSRLSVEDVAVVLVDELEQNNHIRERFTAAY; the protein is encoded by the coding sequence ATGAAAAAAGTAGCAGTAATCGGAGCAACCGGATTTGTAGGAACACAAATAGTAAATGAACTTGCTCACAGAGGCTATACAGTTGAAGCGTTGGTAAGAGATGCATCGAAGGTAAAAACACAGGAAAATGTAACCGCAAAGAGCGTTGATGTAAACAATGTAAACGAACTGGCAGGCGCTTTAAAAGGTAGCGATGCTGTAATCAGTGCTTTCAACGCAGGTTGGACGAATCCTAATCTTTACAATGATTTCTTACATGGGTCTGAAAATATTGAAAAAGCCGTAGAAGAAGCAGGAGTAAAAAGATTAATCGTTGTTGGTGGTGCAGGCAGCCTTTATACACCTGATAATGTTCAAATTGTAGACACACCGGACTTTCCGGATGCTTACAAACCGGGAGCAACCGCAGCAAGGGACTATTTAAATAAAATCAAAGAAAACAACACTCTAGACTGGACTTTCTTTAGCCCTGCTGTAGAAATGAATCAGGCCAACGTAGGAGAAAGAACAGGAAAATACAGAACTTCACTGGAAACTCCCGTATTTGATGACAATGGAAGAAGCCGTCTTTCTGTAGAAGATGTAGCCGTAGTTTTAGTTGATGAATTGGAACAAAACAACCACATCCGTGAACGTTTTACAGCAGCTTACTAA